One Cyanobium sp. Tous-M-B4 DNA segment encodes these proteins:
- a CDS encoding DUF1611 domain-containing protein encodes MAFLKQVNDLTISISPHQVAVKSAAVVYCEGNFAGLDGKTAHGLVRFCEAFEIRAIIDSQSAGNDAGLLLDGISNGIPIVADLEQALALPGPRASTFIYGMAPADGLYGKEDRQALLLAMAAGLNLVSGMREFLNDDSEFALAAIRHQVSIRDVRRPPSLKDLRLFNGSIAKARCIRIAVLGTDGAIGKRTTATLLVQALNASGIRAVLVSTGQTGLIQGGLYGIPLDAIPSQFCSGEVEGAVVEAYCTEKPAVIVIEGQGALSHPAYLSSGFILRGSQPQAVVLQHAPARRQLSDFPFMPMPTPASEIRLIESFAPTRVIGLTLNHEGMDDAEVSAAIALYAAELAIPVTDAVSRAPSALVAMVLRAFPELCGSTDGKL; translated from the coding sequence TTGGCATTTCTAAAACAGGTCAATGACCTGACCATTTCGATTTCACCGCATCAAGTAGCGGTAAAATCGGCTGCAGTCGTTTATTGCGAAGGAAACTTCGCGGGGCTCGACGGCAAAACCGCCCACGGACTCGTACGCTTCTGTGAAGCCTTCGAGATTAGAGCAATTATTGACAGCCAATCAGCTGGGAATGATGCAGGTCTGCTACTAGACGGCATCAGCAACGGCATTCCCATCGTGGCTGATCTAGAACAGGCCCTTGCCTTGCCAGGGCCCCGCGCCAGCACCTTCATCTATGGCATGGCGCCTGCAGATGGCCTGTATGGCAAAGAGGATCGTCAAGCGCTGCTGCTGGCCATGGCAGCAGGCCTGAATCTGGTCAGCGGCATGCGCGAATTCCTTAATGACGACAGTGAATTTGCGCTGGCGGCTATTCGTCATCAAGTGTCAATTCGGGATGTGCGTCGTCCACCCTCTTTGAAGGATCTTCGCCTATTCAATGGTTCGATCGCCAAGGCACGCTGCATTCGAATCGCCGTGCTCGGCACCGATGGCGCTATCGGTAAGCGCACCACGGCCACGCTTCTGGTTCAAGCCCTAAACGCCAGTGGTATCCGCGCCGTTTTGGTGAGCACGGGCCAAACCGGATTAATTCAAGGGGGCCTCTATGGCATTCCTCTTGATGCAATTCCGTCGCAGTTTTGCTCAGGGGAGGTGGAGGGCGCAGTGGTGGAGGCCTACTGCACGGAAAAACCTGCGGTGATCGTGATTGAAGGCCAAGGGGCCCTCAGCCATCCCGCCTACCTCTCTTCCGGCTTCATCCTGCGGGGCAGCCAGCCCCAAGCGGTGGTGCTGCAGCACGCGCCAGCACGCCGGCAGCTCAGCGACTTTCCGTTTATGCCGATGCCCACGCCTGCCAGTGAAATTCGCCTGATCGAATCCTTCGCGCCAACGCGGGTAATCGGCCTAACCCTGAATCATGAGGGCATGGATGACGCCGAGGTAAGTGCCGCAATCGCCCTCTATGCCGCCGAGCTCGCCATTCCTGTCACCGATGCGGTGAGCCGTGCACCCTCTGCTCTGGTGGCAATGGTGCTGCGGGCTTTCCCCGAGTTGTGCGGATCAACTGACGGGAAGCTTTGA
- a CDS encoding GGDEF domain-containing protein encodes MPYPDYPIPADESQRQRDLERLGVLNHPGDEHFERLVRLASTVLETPIALISLVDGDRQWFLAHHGIDSTETPRKMAFCAHAIAGDETLVVPDARQDPRFCTNPLVIQDPKVRFYAGTPLQSRDGHNLGTLCVIDRLPRHFSSSQVRLLEDLAQLVLRELELRRLTTVNPVSALANRANFLEQAEPELLRARQAGENLAVLALQLDHFDQIKNRWGLQASDQAVMDVAALLRSQQCEQDLVGQIGDHEFALLMVNVDTDTAMERADAIRAGINELRGAFSASGHQLTASGGMTLLAPADRHPVDALLRAERALCLAQGNGQNQIAEILADPLEAESALG; translated from the coding sequence ATGCCGTATCCCGATTACCCGATTCCGGCGGACGAATCCCAACGCCAAAGGGATTTAGAGCGCTTGGGGGTACTTAACCATCCAGGCGATGAGCATTTCGAGCGGCTGGTGCGGCTCGCCTCGACTGTGCTGGAAACCCCGATCGCGCTCATCTCGCTTGTGGATGGCGACCGCCAGTGGTTCCTTGCCCACCACGGCATAGACAGCACCGAAACGCCGCGGAAGATGGCCTTTTGCGCCCACGCCATTGCCGGTGATGAAACCCTGGTGGTGCCAGATGCCCGCCAGGATCCACGTTTCTGCACCAATCCCCTGGTTATTCAAGACCCAAAGGTGCGCTTCTACGCAGGCACACCGCTGCAGAGTCGCGACGGCCACAACCTCGGCACCCTGTGCGTGATCGACAGGTTGCCGCGCCACTTCAGCTCCAGCCAGGTGCGACTGCTCGAGGATCTGGCCCAGCTGGTGCTGCGTGAACTTGAACTGCGTCGACTCACCACGGTGAATCCAGTCAGCGCCCTAGCAAACCGAGCAAACTTCCTGGAGCAAGCTGAGCCTGAGCTACTGCGGGCACGCCAGGCAGGCGAAAACCTGGCCGTGCTGGCCCTGCAGCTCGACCACTTCGACCAGATCAAAAACCGCTGGGGTCTGCAGGCCTCGGATCAGGCGGTAATGGACGTTGCCGCCCTGCTGCGCTCCCAGCAATGCGAGCAGGACCTTGTAGGTCAAATCGGCGACCATGAATTCGCCCTGCTGATGGTGAACGTTGACACTGACACAGCCATGGAACGGGCTGATGCCATCCGCGCTGGCATCAACGAGCTGCGGGGAGCCTTTTCGGCCAGCGGCCACCAGCTAACGGCCAGTGGCGGCATGACCCTGCTGGCCCCCGCCGATCGCCATCCCGTCGATGCCCTGCTTCGCGCCGAACGGGCCCTATGTCTGGCGCAGGGCAATGGCCAAAACCAGATCGCCGAAATACTGGCTGACCCCCTAGAAGCAGAAAGCGCCCTAGGGTGA
- a CDS encoding 4a-hydroxytetrahydrobiopterin dehydratase, whose protein sequence is MALHQESCLPCRDGAPLLDAAELAELLTQLPGWLVVDGHHLQKAWSFADFQQALDWLNRAGAICEAEGHHAEFSLGWGHASAEVYTHKVDGLTRADAVLAAKLDGA, encoded by the coding sequence ATGGCCCTGCACCAAGAAAGCTGTCTCCCCTGCCGCGATGGGGCGCCGCTCCTGGATGCGGCTGAACTAGCCGAATTGTTGACCCAGTTGCCCGGTTGGCTGGTTGTGGATGGACACCACTTGCAAAAGGCCTGGAGCTTCGCTGATTTTCAGCAGGCGCTCGATTGGCTCAACCGGGCTGGGGCGATCTGCGAAGCAGAGGGTCACCATGCCGAATTCAGCCTTGGCTGGGGTCACGCAAGCGCTGAGGTGTACACCCACAAGGTGGATGGCCTAACCAGAGCTGATGCGGTTTTGGCCGCCAAACTTGATGGGGCTTAG
- a CDS encoding galactose mutarotase, with amino-acid sequence MALIHRDAPYPHWEFASDSGDLLRVVPERGGLVTGWRCNGKELIYLDLERFLDPAKSVRGGIPILFPICGGLPDNTLPLPQGNFPLAQHGFARQLPWQLSALEDGQGIALELKDSETTLTSYPFSFLLRLELRLVPGALEIDTSVHNRSQEPMPFSFGLHPYFNLSNLKSPRFEGLPERCLNHLSMADADTAEQIKRMDDGIDLLVRPSGDVRLLDPDAGLALDLQLSAPFNLVVLWTEPPRPMVCLEPWTGPRQALISGDGKLEIGPSETCRLQTHYAVSAC; translated from the coding sequence GTGGCCCTGATACACCGCGATGCCCCCTATCCACATTGGGAGTTCGCAAGCGACTCAGGGGATCTGCTGAGGGTGGTGCCTGAACGCGGCGGTCTGGTGACCGGCTGGCGCTGCAACGGCAAGGAGCTGATCTACCTCGATCTTGAACGCTTCCTCGACCCCGCCAAATCAGTACGAGGCGGTATTCCCATCCTCTTCCCGATCTGCGGCGGCCTGCCGGACAACACCTTGCCCCTACCCCAGGGGAATTTTCCCCTGGCTCAGCACGGCTTCGCCCGGCAGCTGCCATGGCAGTTGAGCGCTCTCGAGGATGGCCAAGGCATCGCCCTGGAGCTCAAAGACAGCGAGACCACCTTGACGAGCTATCCCTTCAGCTTTCTGCTGAGGCTTGAGCTGCGCCTGGTGCCAGGGGCCCTCGAGATCGACACCTCGGTGCACAACCGCAGCCAGGAGCCGATGCCTTTCAGCTTCGGCCTCCACCCCTACTTCAATCTCAGCAACCTCAAATCTCCCCGCTTTGAGGGGCTACCGGAGCGCTGCTTAAACCACCTATCAATGGCCGACGCTGACACAGCAGAACAAATCAAGCGAATGGACGACGGCATTGACCTGTTGGTCCGTCCCAGTGGAGACGTCCGCTTGCTGGATCCGGATGCCGGCCTGGCCCTTGATCTGCAGCTCAGCGCCCCGTTCAACCTGGTGGTGCTCTGGACCGAACCGCCCCGTCCAATGGTCTGCCTAGAGCCCTGGACTGGACCTCGCCAGGCTCTGATCAGTGGCGATGGCAAACTTGAGATTGGTCCCAGCGAAACCTGCCGGCTGCAGACTCATTACGCCGTTAGCGCCTGCTAA